Proteins encoded together in one Triticum dicoccoides isolate Atlit2015 ecotype Zavitan chromosome 7B, WEW_v2.0, whole genome shotgun sequence window:
- the LOC119340106 gene encoding DIMBOA UDP-glucosyltransferase BX8-like has protein sequence MAPCDAVRRRVVLFPLPYLGHMIPMLRLAAALHASGHAITVLHTELHAPDPACYPADYRFVAVPAPDLPAATEDIAAFLVALNASCAAAFKDRLAALLAGGSVRCVVTDVVWFSAQAAARDLGVPALALMTSSAASFRTFMAYRALLAKGHLPYDEARGNAPVEELPPFRVRDLQRIDASSLDTFADLLERFVDAARRSSGLIVNTFDAIEGPEVGYIRDGLSLPVFPVGPLNRFSPPPPPPPQDGSPCCLDWLDNQSPGSVLFVSLGTVASVDAYELAELAWALADAGRPFVWVVRPGMVRGRPSCSLELPGGLAEQIGDRGMVVPWTPQEKVLGHAAVGAFLTHSGWNSTVEALSEGVPMACLPCFGDQFETARYACDVWKVGVEVGRLQRGAVRAAIDRLMGPGIEGEEIRQRARDLKGKVGQCIGEGGSSHMALLGLLERIASF, from the coding sequence ATGGCGCCATGCGATGCTGTCCGGCGTCGCGTGGTCCTTTTCCCGCTGCCCTACCTTGGCCACATGATCCCCATGCTCCGGCTTGCCGCGGCGCTGCACGCCAGCGGCCACGCTATCACTGTGCTCCACACGGAACTCCACGCGCCGGACCCGGCGTGCTACCCTGCGGACTACCGCTTCGTGGCCGTGCCCGCCCCCGACCTCCCCGCGGCGACCGAGGACATCGCGGCGTTCCTGGTGGCGCTCAACGCGTCCTGCGCGGCCGCCTTCAAGGACCGGCTGGCCGCGCTGCTCGCCGGGGGGAGCGTCCGCTGCGTGGTCACCGACGTGGTGTGGTTCTCGGCGCAGGCGGCAGCGAGGGACCTCGGCGTGCCGGCGCTGGCGCTCATGACGAGCAGCGCGGCCAGCTTCCGGACCTTCATGGCCTACCGGGCGCTGCTCGCCAAGGGCCACCTGCCATACGACGAGGCGCGGGGGAACGCTCCCGTGGAGGAGCTGCCGCCGTTCCGGGTGAGAGACCTGCAGCGGATCGACGCGAGCAGCCTCGACACCTTCGCCGACCTGCTCGAGCGGTTCGTCGACGCAGCTAGGCGGTCGTCAGGCCTCATCGTCAACACCTTCGACGCGATCGAGGGGCCCGAGGTCGGCTACATCCGCGACGGCCTTTCCTTGCCGGTGTTCCCCGTCGGCCCCCTGAACAGATtctcgccgccaccaccaccgccgccccaagacggctccccatgctgcctcgactgGCTGGACAACCAGTCGCCGGGATCCGTCCTGTTCGTCAGCCTCGGGACCGTCGCCAGCGTCGACGCGTACGAGCTAGCGGAGCTGGCCTGGGCATTAGCCGACGCCGGCCGTCCGTTCGTGTGGGTGGTCCGGCCAGGCATGGTCCGCGGGCGTCCATCGTGCTCGCTCGAGCTGCCCGGCGGCCTGGCTGAGCAGATAGGCGACCGAGGGATGGTCGTCCCTTGGACCCCTCAGGAGAAGGTGCTCGGCCACGCCGCCGTGGGCGCCTTCCTGACGCACAGCGGGTGGAACTCGACGGTGGAGGCGCTGTCGGAGGGCGTGCCGATGGCCTGCCTGCCGTGCTTCGGCGACCAGTTCGAGACGGCGAGGTACGCGTGCGACGTGTGGAAGGTGGGTGTGGAGGTGGGGAGGCTCCAGCGGGGGGCCGTCCGGGCTGCCATCGACAGGTTGATGGGCCCTGGCATTGAAGGGGAGGAGATCAGACAGAGGGCCCGAGATCTCAAGGGCAAGGTCGGACAGTGCATTGGAGAAGGGGGCTCCTCTCACATGGCGCTGCTCGGCTTGCTGGAACGAATTGCTTCATTCTGA